A region from the Leguminivora glycinivorella isolate SPB_JAAS2020 chromosome 3, LegGlyc_1.1, whole genome shotgun sequence genome encodes:
- the LOC125224608 gene encoding uncharacterized protein LOC125224608, whose protein sequence is MVLIHEDLWEFVEKEVDEKKSEDVKKSQKALARIALSVQSTAFVHIRNVTSAHKAWKHLQNAYEYKGLCRRLGLLRTLFSTKLTEYQSMEKYVNRITNVAQQLQDIDAKLDDDFVAVIMLSGLPEDYDPLIMAIENSDLKLTSEVVSAKLLQETLRREDSKRDGDGVTALAAARKPPRCFACKKMRHIKKDCPTLNKKKSSKVMSSSKVLLTALSVNVESDLWYVDSGSASHLCRDVNMMSDMKSDKSLQVTVANGDKLFTAGRGNVNVEQRDGNVKTISDVYYVPNLAANLLSVSSMAKKGYKVVFDSIGCEILDNGVIAAMATLKNDVYILDTVEACSKVPLQNKQVANAAVEEERAVSSDETVSAASEKVWHRRLSHLNRRSMELLRKGIPQEQWHRASNNSSWLRCPERGRGAREQDSDAGGKVHATRCRPEQRILGGSCQHGSLR, encoded by the exons ATGGTGTTGATTCACGAAGATCTATGGGAATTTGTGGAAAAAGAGGTTGACGAGAAAAAATCCGAAGATGTGAAGAAAAGCCAGAAAGCGCTCGCACGCATTGCATTATCCGTGCAATCGACGGCCTTCGTGCACATAAGGAACGTGACCTCGGCACACAAAGCATGGAAGCATCTTCAGAATGCTTATGAGTATAAGGGATTATGTCGGAGACTAGGCCTGTTGCGAACTTTGTTTAGCACAAAGTTGACGGAATATCAAAGTATGGAAAAATATGTCAACAGAATCACGAACGTCGCACAACAATTACAAGATATCGATGCAAAGTTGGATGATGACTTTGTTGCGGTAATCATGCTGAGCGGACTTCCTGAGGACTACGACCCGCTGATCATGGCAATTGAGAACTCAGACCTCAAGTTGACTAGCGAAGTTGTATCGGCGAAGTTGCTGCAGGAGACGTTGCGACGTGAGGACAGCAAACGCGACGGAGATGGAGTTACAGCTCTGGCGGCTGCGAGGAAGCCTCCCAGGTGTTTTGCTTGTAAAAAGATGCGACATATCAAGAAAGATTGTCCGACGTTGAACAAAAAGAAAAGTAGCAAGGTGATGTCATCGTCAAAGGTTCTGCTCACGGCGCTGTCGGTGAACGTTGAAAGTGATCTTTGGTACGTGGACAGTGGGTCGGCAAGTCATCTTTGTCGAGATGTGAACATGATGAGTGACATGAAGTCAGATAAATCGTTGCAAGTGACTGTGGCTAACGGAGATAAACTATTTACGGCTGGTAGAGGCAATGTTAACGTGGAACAACGTGATGGCAATGTAAAGACTATAAGTGAcgtgtattatgtacctaacttAGCAGCTAACTTATTGTCAGTAAGTTCCATGGCTAAAAAAGGCTATAAGGTAGTATTCGACTCCATCGGTTGTGAAATTTTGGATAATGGGGTTATTGCCGCAATGGCTACTTTGAAAAATGACGTGTATATCCTTGACACTGTTGAGGCTTGTTCGAAGGTTCCTTTACAGAACAAACAGGTGGCCAACGCAGCAGTGGAGGAGGAGCGTGCGGTTTCTAGCGACGAAACTGTCTCTGCAGCTTCAGAGAAAGTTTGGCATCGTCGTCTTTCGCATCTCAACAGGAGAAGCATGGAACTTTTAAGAAAAG GCATACCTCAGGAGCAATGGCATCGTGCATCAAACAACAGTTCCTGGCTGCGCTGCCCAGAACGGGGTCGCGGAGCGCGCGAACAGGACAGTGATGCAGGCGGCAAGGTGCATGCTACAAGATGCAGGCCTGAGCAACGAATTTTGGGCGGAAGCTGTCAACACGGCAGTCTACGTTAA